A region of Diceros bicornis minor isolate mBicDic1 chromosome 31, mDicBic1.mat.cur, whole genome shotgun sequence DNA encodes the following proteins:
- the LOC131395029 gene encoding olfactory receptor 5AN6-like, with protein MSPIRSMEGERNHTSVAMFVLLGLSDEKELQLILFPIFLGIYLLTLVWNVGLIILIRMDSHLHTPMYFFLGFLSFIDICYSSSTSPRMISDFLRDKKMISFIACATQYFVGSWMAQAECCLLAAMAYDRYVAIGRPLQYSAVMDPGLCQKMVAGAYVSAFIGSLFQTVPCFHLYYCGSNTIHHFYCDISHIISLSCSNPFISQMILFLVAFFIGFGSFLVILLSYGFIVAAILKISSVKCSAKAFNTCASHLAVVTIFYGTGLSVYLHPSSSHSKKQDKVLAVFYVIFIPMLNPLIYSLRNKEIREALKRVVKRLTHLPQYE; from the coding sequence atgtcaCCAATCAGGTCcatggaaggagaaagaaatcaCACTTCTGTGGCCATGTTTGTTCTCCTGGGACTGTCAGATGAAAAGGAGTTGCAGCTTATCCTCTTCCCAATCTTTCTGGGGATCTACCTTCTCACCCTAGTCTGGAACGTGGGTCTCATCATCCTAATCAGAATGGACTCCCACCTGCACACACCCATGTACTTTTTTCTTGGTTTCCTGTCATTTATAGACATCTGCTATTCTTCTTCCACCAGCCCAAGGATGATTTCAGACTTCTTAAGAGATAAaaaaatgatttcattcattGCTTGTGCTACCCAGTACTTTGTTGGGTCCTGGATGGCTCAGGCTGAGTGCTGCCTCTTGGCAGCCATGGCCTATGACAGATATGTTGCTATTGGTAGGCCTCTGCAGTACTCAGCCGTCATGGATCCTGGCCTCTGTCAGAAGATGGTTGCTGGGGCCTATGTGAGTGCTTTTATTGGTAGCTTATTTCAAACTGTCCCTTGCTTTCATCTCTACTACTGTGGGTCAAATACCATTCACCATTTCTACTGTGACATATCCCATATAATTTCCTTATCTTGCTCCAATCCCTTCATCAGCCAAATGATTCTTTTTCTGGTAGCTTTTTTTATTGGGTTCGGTTCTTTTCTTGTTATCCTCTTATCCTATGGTTTCATTGTAGCTGCCATCCTGAAAATATCCTCTGTCAAATGTAGTGCCAAGGCCTTCAATACCTGTGCCTCCCACCTGGCAGTTGTGACAATATTTTATGGCACAGGCCTCTCTGTGTACCTGCATCCTAGCTCTAGCCACTCCAAGAAGCAGGACAAGGTCCTGGCAGTGTTCTATGTTATCTTTATCCCCATGTTAAACCCTCTTATCTACAGTCTGAGGAACAAGGAGATCAGAGAGGCCCTCAAGAGGGTAGTAAAGAGGCTAACACACTTACCTCAGTATGAATAA